The Opitutales bacterium ASA1 genome window below encodes:
- a CDS encoding hybrid sensor histidine kinase/response regulator: MNNSPDHTGVVLAIDDTPGNLRVLLECLGGAGHEVLVATDGESGIATARYSKPDLILLDVMMPGMNGHVACTKLKEDPATAHIPVIFMTALSETDEKVRAFALGAVDYVTKPFEEAELLARVQTHLTVSRLRVDLQKRNDQLQELNRLKNEFMGMAAHDIRNPLASVMACADLVETIAESAPPEKIRMFAGQISGAARRINAIITNLLDVNAIDSGQRRMSIQSHDLVAVVARVAQQNAIKADSKNIAIKLPPHSVSRFAAIDESAAEQVLDNIISNAVKYSPPGTTVTIHLSDSAEAVRVDVVDQGPGLSPEDQAKMFGKFCRLAPKPTAGEPSTGLGLWIVKQLTESMHGTIRCTSALGQGSTFTVTWPARPAASAAASAA, translated from the coding sequence ATGAACAACTCCCCCGACCACACCGGCGTCGTCCTCGCCATCGACGACACACCGGGCAACCTCCGCGTCCTGCTCGAGTGTCTCGGCGGTGCCGGCCATGAAGTCCTCGTCGCCACCGACGGAGAATCCGGCATCGCCACCGCCCGTTACTCGAAGCCGGACCTGATCCTTCTCGACGTGATGATGCCCGGCATGAACGGCCACGTCGCCTGCACGAAGCTCAAGGAAGATCCCGCCACCGCGCACATCCCCGTCATCTTCATGACCGCGTTGAGCGAAACCGACGAGAAGGTCCGCGCCTTCGCCCTAGGTGCCGTCGACTACGTGACCAAGCCCTTCGAAGAAGCCGAACTCCTCGCCCGCGTGCAGACTCACCTCACCGTGAGCCGACTCCGTGTGGACCTCCAGAAGCGCAACGACCAGCTCCAGGAACTCAACCGCCTCAAGAACGAGTTCATGGGCATGGCCGCACACGACATCCGCAACCCTCTCGCCTCCGTCATGGCTTGCGCCGACCTCGTCGAGACGATCGCCGAGTCCGCCCCTCCGGAGAAGATACGCATGTTCGCCGGCCAGATCTCGGGAGCCGCCCGCCGCATCAACGCCATCATCACCAACCTGCTCGACGTGAACGCGATCGACTCCGGCCAGCGCCGCATGTCGATCCAGTCTCACGACCTCGTCGCCGTCGTCGCCCGCGTCGCTCAGCAAAACGCGATCAAGGCCGACTCCAAGAACATCGCGATCAAGCTCCCGCCCCACTCCGTTTCACGCTTCGCCGCCATCGACGAGAGCGCTGCCGAGCAGGTACTCGACAACATCATCTCCAACGCGGTGAAGTACTCGCCCCCCGGTACTACGGTCACGATTCATCTCTCCGATTCCGCCGAGGCCGTCCGTGTGGACGTCGTCGATCAAGGCCCCGGACTCTCTCCCGAAGACCAAGCGAAGATGTTCGGCAAGTTCTGTCGCCTCGCCCCGAAACCGACCGCCGGCGAGCCGTCCACCGGCCTCGGTCTCTGGATCGTGAAGCAACTCACCGAGTCGATGCACGGCACGATCCGCTGCACGAGCGCACTCGGCCAAGGCTCGACGTTCACCGTGACTTGGCCCGCACGACCCGCCGCCTCCGCAGCCGCATCCGCCGCCTGA
- a CDS encoding type II secretion system F family protein has translation MPSFTYTARDAAGAVSNGRLEADSRKGALRQLSSRGLVPVSLKEGAASSSGRAKSRGSATDGEGDTATSGGWRSWLTERSGGALAGVSRKDRLPFLRALSDLLTAGVQTGDAVRMLSRRLSGGAQKKLANALWDGLSQGRSLSQSMREMPAVFDEASISLVEAGEATGNLGEILKRLVTDLEEREELKSKLVGAMAYPIFIVMVAVAVVLVFLYFLLPRIQTLLTGLGGKLPFATRALIGMSEFLVTWGPVLVIGAVLAGVALWAWRKTPNGRTVLDQRVLGFPGLGAFLRDSDLLRMVQTLALLLENGITTLTALTLTERTILNTSIRRSFNEARLKIAEGMPISAALKATGWFPDLVIDILVIGDNTGNLVPGLHEVSRYYRRRQSRQLNFFVGALSIAVLMVAFVFVALIAFGIILAVFQLSSNLRVR, from the coding sequence ATGCCTTCCTTCACTTACACCGCTCGTGATGCGGCCGGCGCCGTGAGCAACGGGCGTCTCGAAGCCGACAGCCGCAAGGGCGCATTGCGTCAGCTTTCCTCGCGCGGTCTCGTACCCGTGAGCTTGAAGGAAGGTGCGGCGTCTTCTTCCGGGCGCGCCAAATCGCGCGGCTCGGCCACGGACGGGGAGGGCGACACGGCGACGTCGGGTGGCTGGCGCTCGTGGTTGACCGAGCGGAGCGGCGGTGCCCTCGCGGGCGTCTCGCGCAAGGACCGACTGCCGTTTCTGCGCGCGCTTTCCGACCTGCTCACCGCGGGTGTGCAGACCGGCGATGCCGTGCGCATGCTCAGTCGCCGCCTCAGTGGTGGCGCGCAAAAGAAGCTCGCGAACGCGTTGTGGGACGGGCTGAGCCAGGGGCGTTCCCTCTCGCAGTCGATGCGCGAGATGCCGGCCGTGTTCGACGAGGCCTCGATCAGTCTCGTCGAGGCGGGCGAGGCGACGGGCAATCTCGGTGAAATCCTCAAGCGACTCGTCACCGATCTGGAGGAGCGCGAGGAACTCAAGAGCAAGCTCGTGGGTGCGATGGCCTACCCGATCTTCATCGTGATGGTCGCGGTCGCGGTCGTGCTCGTCTTCCTCTATTTTCTGCTCCCGCGTATCCAGACTTTGCTTACGGGGCTCGGAGGGAAACTGCCGTTCGCGACGCGTGCGCTCATCGGCATGTCGGAGTTTCTCGTCACCTGGGGACCGGTGCTCGTGATCGGAGCGGTACTCGCGGGTGTGGCGTTGTGGGCCTGGCGCAAGACGCCGAACGGCCGCACCGTGCTCGACCAGCGCGTGCTTGGTTTTCCGGGACTGGGCGCGTTCTTGCGCGACAGCGATCTGCTGCGCATGGTGCAGACGCTCGCGCTCTTGTTGGAAAACGGCATCACCACGCTCACGGCGCTCACGCTCACCGAGCGCACGATCCTCAACACGTCGATCCGACGCTCGTTCAACGAGGCGCGGTTGAAGATCGCCGAGGGCATGCCCATCTCCGCCGCCCTCAAGGCCACGGGATGGTTTCCGGATCTGGTCATCGACATCCTCGTGATCGGTGACAACACGGGCAACCTCGTGCCCGGTTTGCACGAGGTCTCGCGTTACTATCGGCGGCGGCAGAGCCGGCAGCTCAACTTCTTCGTCGGCGCGCTCTCGATCGCGGTGCTCATGGTGGCGTTCGTCTTCGTGGCGTTGATCGCCTTCGGCATCATTCTCGCGGTCTTCCAGCTCAGTTCGAATCTGCGCGTGCGTTGA
- a CDS encoding hypothetical protein (frameshifted, insertion/deletion at around 400275), translating into MPAAEPEQTSRQSPLHLPTWARHGPGVLALAVGTIAVASYLAASVSSSLVRAHEHVASGALALAGASLLFGIVRKLRDTSVDRSLRPALVAFGVCALPVALAALARNAAPFGSASWSSFVPTVTTATGILSLALLSFALFSLPKVPLGRSGWIAAGLDLATVLLTGSLGFWLHALSPSLRSAPLPAASLALVLGTASLSLLALAALVLVFFRRHGTLRCSFLAPVAAGVVLLLAAEVLPTCHALGIGLASDATPRPVGWILALLAFSIGIHHSATTVAVTSCGAGRNTLVAVPFAATGLVGLLLATAVVSRETWIENMSVLLPAVFAALVLIVVRQTRIAQENLTMASEMQAAKELAETANSSRLQFLANISHDLRTPLNGILGCAQILLRDKALTKKQRELVSTSQSCAEHLRTLINDLLDLSKLESGKLELAPVAFDLHAFLDELLGGFRLSAETKNIILETDRRKDLPQWITADRRRLHQILGNLLHNAIKFTNRGAVTLRVTLEAGTLFFAVKDTGCGIMPDKIDDLFKPFHVADQKSIQLEGTGLGLSIAKKLVERMGGDITVTSTYGRGSVFTASIPLEEATPVVEIQRTIVDYQGHRRRILIVDDTAQNRVVLRSILEPLDFLVMEASSGADALKQLEFAKPDVLVLDLMMPEMDGFELCRRVRALNLPTAPVCLALSAMAGEDVLDRCRAAGFADWVRKPVNVELLLESLHKHAGIEWVYGLIKPGPKETVSVTPTSRSVAPPPPDILASLTATARRGNVLQFEKQLDQAIETDPALTPFGDAARRYLDELKVRELADWLDTLQQKKAV; encoded by the coding sequence ATGCCCGCCGCCGAGCCCGAACAGACGTCCCGCCAGTCGCCGTTGCACCTGCCCACATGGGCCAGGCACGGTCCGGGCGTACTCGCTCTCGCGGTCGGCACGATTGCCGTCGCGAGCTACCTCGCCGCGAGCGTCTCTTCGTCACTCGTACGTGCACACGAACACGTCGCGTCCGGCGCTCTCGCGCTGGCAGGTGCGTCCCTCCTCTTCGGCATCGTTCGTAAACTGCGCGACACCTCCGTCGATCGATCGCTGCGTCCGGCACTCGTCGCCTTCGGCGTCTGCGCGCTTCCCGTGGCGCTCGCCGCGCTCGCACGGAACGCCGCACCCTTCGGCAGCGCGTCGTGGTCGAGCTTCGTCCCGACGGTCACGACGGCCACCGGAATTCTTTCGCTCGCCCTGCTCTCGTTCGCCCTGTTCTCCCTGCCCAAGGTTCCCTTGGGACGATCGGGTTGGATTGCGGCGGGTCTCGACCTCGCGACTGTCCTGCTCACCGGATCACTCGGGTTTTGGTTGCACGCTCTGAGCCCGTCGCTCCGCTCCGCGCCTCTACCGGCCGCGTCTCTCGCCCTCGTCCTCGGTACCGCGAGTCTATCCCTTCTGGCACTCGCCGCGCTCGTTCTCGTCTTCTTCCGCAGACACGGGACGTTGCGATGCTCGTTCCTCGCCCCGGTCGCGGCCGGTGTAGTCCTCCTGCTCGCGGCCGAAGTCCTGCCCACCTGCCACGCCCTCGGCATCGGTCTCGCGTCCGATGCCACACCTCGCCCGGTAGGGTGGATCCTCGCCCTGCTCGCCTTCTCGATCGGTATCCACCATTCCGCTACGACGGTCGCGGTTACCTCCTGCGGTGCCGGTCGCAACACCCTCGTCGCCGTACCGTTCGCCGCGACGGGCTTGGTCGGTTTGCTCCTCGCCACCGCCGTGGTGAGTCGCGAGACGTGGATCGAAAACATGAGCGTGCTGCTCCCCGCGGTCTTCGCCGCGCTCGTCCTGATCGTCGTCCGCCAAACGCGCATCGCGCAGGAAAATCTCACCATGGCGAGCGAGATGCAGGCCGCGAAAGAACTCGCCGAGACCGCCAACAGCTCCCGCCTCCAGTTTCTCGCCAACATCAGCCACGACCTCCGCACGCCTCTCAACGGCATCCTCGGCTGCGCCCAGATCCTCCTCCGCGACAAGGCGCTGACCAAGAAACAACGCGAGCTCGTCTCCACCTCGCAGAGCTGCGCCGAGCATCTGCGCACGCTCATCAACGATCTCCTCGATCTCTCCAAACTCGAGTCCGGCAAACTCGAACTCGCGCCCGTCGCCTTCGATCTCCACGCCTTCCTCGACGAGTTGCTCGGCGGCTTCCGGCTCTCGGCCGAAACCAAGAACATCATCCTCGAGACCGATCGACGGAAGGACCTGCCGCAGTGGATCACCGCGGATCGCCGACGTCTCCACCAGATTCTCGGCAACCTGCTGCACAACGCCATCAAGTTCACCAACCGCGGTGCCGTCACGCTGCGCGTCACGCTCGAGGCCGGCACGCTCTTCTTCGCGGTCAAGGACACCGGTTGCGGCATCATGCCCGACAAGATCGACGACCTCTTCAAGCCGTTCCACGTGGCCGATCAGAAGTCGATCCAGCTCGAGGGCACCGGCTTGGGTCTCTCCATCGCCAAGAAACTGGTCGAGCGCATGGGCGGCGACATCACGGTGACCAGCACGTACGGACGAGGCTCCGTATTCACCGCGTCGATACCACTCGAAGAGGCGACACCCGTGGTCGAAATCCAGCGCACGATCGTCGACTACCAAGGGCACCGCCGTCGCATCCTCATCGTCGACGACACGGCCCAAAACCGCGTGGTGCTCCGCTCGATCCTCGAACCTCTCGACTTCCTCGTCATGGAGGCCTCCAGCGGAGCCGACGCGCTGAAACAACTCGAGTTCGCCAAGCCCGACGTCCTCGTGCTCGACCTGATGATGCCCGAGATGGACGGCTTCGAACTCTGCCGTCGCGTCCGCGCCCTCAACCTGCCCACGGCCCCTGTTTGCCTCGCACTCTCCGCCATGGCCGGGGAAGACGTGCTCGACCGCTGCAGAGCCGCCGGCTTCGCCGACTGGGTCCGCAAACCGGTGAACGTCGAACTCCTGCTCGAGTCCCTCCACAAACACGCCGGCATCGAATGGGTCTACGGTCTGATCAAACCAGGACCCAAAGAAACCGTATCCGTGACTCCCACGAGCCGGAGCGTCGCCCCTCCCCCGCCCGACATCCTCGCTTCCCTCACCGCCACCGCTCGCCGCGGCAACGTGCTGCAATTCGAAAAACAACTCGACCAAGCAATCGAAACGGACCCCGCCCTCACGCCGTTCGGCGACGCCGCCCGCCGCTATCTCGACGAACTGAAGGTCCGCGAACTCGCCGACTGGCTCGACACGCTCCAACAGAAAAAGGCCGTATGA